The Candidatus Hydrogenedens sp. genome has a window encoding:
- a CDS encoding phosphatidate cytidylyltransferase — translation MIQRVITGIVLVLLTALLLWIPPLYLCLALFIAVLTMIAGWEYFQITNPVNQNVLSLTSLILIPIIVFSGVGGTPFYIHLFFVLSFGVISLLYIFNQTVSHTKLVYACFALFYLGWVPAHLLLLHTQPRGPGYITMFIVAVALCDSGAFCVGKLVGKHQLAPEISPKKTWEGSIGGVVFSVIGMLVLWLLQRFVFVNFLPDQSVVFYLKWGIILSIISQFGDLLESRWKRETGVKDSGTIFPGHGGVLDRCDGMLFAFPFFFYLYKIL, via the coding sequence GTGATTCAACGAGTGATAACAGGAATTGTTTTAGTTTTATTAACAGCATTGCTGTTATGGATACCTCCATTATATTTATGTTTAGCCCTTTTTATTGCGGTATTAACAATGATAGCAGGTTGGGAGTATTTTCAGATTACGAATCCCGTAAACCAAAATGTGTTAAGTCTTACGTCGTTGATTCTGATACCCATCATTGTTTTTTCTGGAGTCGGAGGGACTCCTTTTTATATCCATTTATTTTTTGTTCTCTCTTTTGGTGTTATAAGCCTGTTATATATTTTTAACCAAACAGTGTCGCATACAAAATTGGTATATGCATGTTTCGCTTTATTTTATCTTGGCTGGGTTCCAGCACATTTGTTATTACTTCATACCCAACCCCGTGGACCTGGTTATATAACAATGTTCATCGTTGCAGTTGCTTTGTGTGATTCTGGTGCCTTTTGTGTTGGTAAACTTGTTGGGAAACATCAGTTAGCCCCAGAGATAAGTCCTAAAAAGACATGGGAAGGTAGTATAGGTGGGGTTGTTTTTAGTGTTATTGGGATGTTAGTTTTATGGTTATTACAACGGTTTGTTTTTGTTAACTTTCTCCCAGATCAAAGTGTCGTTTTCTATTTGAAATGGGGTATAATACTTTCCATCATTAGCCAGTTTGGAGACCTATTAGAATCACGATGGAAACGTGAAACGGGCGTCAAGGATTCTGGGACTATTTTCCCAGGTCATGGGGGTGTTCTTGACCGTTGTGATGGGATGCTTTTCGCATTTCCATTTTTCTTCTATTTATATAAGATTCTTTGA
- the prfB gene encoding peptide chain release factor 2, translating to MYELEIQTINNLKQRLTELRSCLNVEGVQEQIELLERSMEAPDFWNDPERAQKTLQEIKSLKNAIEEPESLNKELEEAEAFILMAIEEDEGTLSQEVNQLISRLQQEIHQLEIKSLFRDPRDTKPAIVSFHPGAGGTESCDWAQMLYRMIMRYCEEKGLETELVDYQPGEEAGLKSATIRVTGLYAYGLLKSENGVHRLVRISPFDANKRRHTSFTAIEVLSEVDEDIKIEIREEDLKMDTFRSSGAGGQKVNKTSSAVRLTHLPTGFVVSCQVERSQHRNRAMALQMLKAKLYDMEMRKKEMELYAQREGQTEVAWGSQIRSYILQPYQLVKDHRTGAETSNVDRVLDGDLDLFVEAYLKWNLEKKSVGI from the coding sequence ATGTATGAACTTGAAATACAAACTATAAATAACTTAAAGCAACGGCTAACAGAGTTGCGCTCCTGTCTGAATGTAGAAGGGGTACAAGAACAGATAGAATTGTTAGAACGGAGTATGGAAGCACCAGATTTTTGGAACGACCCTGAACGAGCCCAGAAAACGTTGCAAGAAATAAAAAGCCTGAAGAACGCTATAGAAGAACCGGAGTCTTTGAACAAAGAACTTGAAGAAGCAGAAGCCTTTATTCTCATGGCAATAGAGGAAGATGAGGGGACACTAAGTCAGGAGGTGAACCAGTTGATAAGCCGTTTACAGCAGGAAATTCATCAATTGGAAATTAAAAGCCTGTTCAGAGATCCGAGGGATACAAAACCTGCGATTGTAAGTTTTCATCCAGGTGCAGGAGGGACAGAATCCTGCGATTGGGCACAAATGTTATATCGAATGATTATGCGATATTGTGAGGAGAAAGGACTTGAAACAGAATTGGTAGACTATCAACCTGGTGAAGAGGCAGGATTGAAGAGTGCAACAATAAGGGTTACAGGATTGTATGCCTATGGCTTACTCAAATCTGAAAATGGGGTTCATCGTCTGGTGCGAATATCTCCTTTTGATGCGAACAAGAGACGGCACACCTCGTTTACCGCGATTGAAGTTTTATCTGAAGTAGATGAAGATATAAAGATAGAAATACGTGAGGAAGACTTAAAAATGGACACGTTCCGTTCCAGTGGGGCAGGTGGACAAAAAGTAAATAAAACCAGTTCTGCGGTGCGGTTAACTCATTTACCCACTGGGTTTGTTGTTAGTTGTCAGGTAGAACGTTCTCAACATCGTAATCGTGCGATGGCTCTACAAATGCTCAAAGCGAAGTTATATGATATGGAAATGCGGAAGAAAGAAATGGAACTTTACGCTCAACGGGAAGGTCAAACGGAGGTCGCATGGGGTAGCCAGATTCGGAGTTATATCCTTCAACCATATCAGCTGGTCAAAGACCACCGCACAGGTGCGGAGACCAGTAATGTGGATAGGGTCTTGGATGGTGATTTAGATTTGTTTGTTGAAGCATACTTAAAATGGAATTTAGAAAAGAAAAGTGTAGGAATTTAA